In one window of Frigoriglobus tundricola DNA:
- a CDS encoding CRTAC1 family protein, which translates to MKIVSCVGAVVLTLLAVWLGVSEWTSPPEPGAQTPDAGSGAAAGPPIFEDVTDASGIRFEYRNGEEADHYAIIETLGGGVALLDYDNDGLLDVFLGGGGHFQGTTVLGHPGRLYRNLGNFRFQDVSEAVGLARPLQYSHGVSAFDYDNDGWVDLLVSGYSRLILFRNESDGRGGRRFVDVTARVGLNDTLWSTSTAWGDLNGDGLPDIYVCHYGNWGFSGTGPDGQPFRHPTDCKYDTRTRDVCQPKKFTPLPHTVYVNNGDGTFADVSASLVRRVDPETHAVTVGRVRTDGRGIGVLMVDVNNDGRPDVYTANDTDDNFLYVNRADRYGRGAPAVTEDIGMRAGVAVDGWGKQNGSMGLAVGDYDRSGRASLLVTNYERELTALYRNRTTDPAEPRFEYATQGSGLGILNGDHVSWGTCLVDFDLNGWEDTVIVNGHAIRHPHTSVKTPGVRRDRKQKPFLFLNNGTEFVVESARGGPYFEAPHNARGTATGDLDNDGRPDLVVCGQNEPVRVLRNVAPVEERRWVGLKLVGTSQRDLVGSRVVIETATARFTRFIKGGASYGSTDDPRLHFGLGSDDTIKACTIHWSHGPQEVVTGLKADGYFLIREGTAVATPIGIR; encoded by the coding sequence GTTGACGTTGCTCGCCGTGTGGCTCGGCGTGTCGGAGTGGACTTCGCCCCCGGAGCCGGGCGCGCAGACCCCGGACGCGGGCTCGGGTGCCGCGGCCGGGCCGCCGATTTTTGAGGACGTCACCGACGCGAGTGGCATCCGGTTCGAGTACCGGAACGGCGAGGAAGCGGACCATTACGCCATCATCGAGACCCTCGGGGGCGGCGTCGCACTGCTCGACTACGACAACGACGGCCTCCTCGACGTGTTCCTCGGCGGCGGCGGGCACTTCCAGGGCACGACCGTACTCGGCCACCCGGGGCGGCTCTACCGGAACCTCGGCAACTTCAGGTTTCAGGACGTCTCCGAAGCCGTCGGGCTCGCGCGGCCGCTCCAGTACTCGCACGGCGTTTCCGCGTTCGACTACGACAACGACGGCTGGGTCGATCTTTTGGTCAGCGGGTACAGTCGGCTGATTCTGTTCCGCAACGAGTCCGACGGCCGGGGCGGGCGGCGCTTCGTGGACGTCACGGCGCGGGTGGGGCTCAACGACACGCTCTGGTCCACGTCCACGGCCTGGGGCGATCTGAACGGGGACGGCCTGCCCGACATTTACGTTTGCCATTACGGGAACTGGGGGTTCTCGGGCACCGGCCCCGACGGCCAGCCGTTCCGCCACCCGACGGACTGCAAGTACGACACCCGCACCCGGGACGTGTGCCAGCCGAAGAAGTTCACGCCGTTGCCCCATACCGTGTACGTCAACAACGGGGACGGCACGTTTGCCGATGTGAGCGCGTCGCTTGTCCGGCGGGTCGATCCGGAGACCCATGCGGTCACTGTCGGTCGGGTCCGGACCGACGGCCGGGGGATCGGGGTGCTGATGGTCGATGTGAACAACGACGGGCGACCGGACGTTTACACCGCGAACGACACCGACGACAACTTCCTCTACGTGAACCGGGCCGACCGGTACGGCCGCGGGGCACCGGCCGTGACGGAGGACATCGGGATGCGTGCGGGTGTGGCAGTGGACGGGTGGGGCAAACAGAACGGGAGTATGGGACTCGCCGTTGGCGACTACGACCGCTCCGGCCGGGCGTCGCTGTTGGTGACGAACTACGAGCGGGAACTCACGGCCCTTTATCGCAACCGTACCACGGACCCGGCCGAGCCCCGGTTCGAGTACGCGACCCAGGGCTCCGGGCTCGGCATCCTTAACGGGGATCACGTATCCTGGGGCACGTGTCTGGTCGATTTCGATCTGAACGGGTGGGAAGACACGGTGATCGTGAACGGGCACGCGATCCGGCACCCGCACACGAGCGTCAAGACCCCGGGGGTGCGTCGCGACCGGAAGCAGAAGCCGTTCCTGTTCTTGAACAACGGCACCGAGTTTGTGGTCGAGTCGGCCCGTGGGGGGCCGTATTTCGAAGCGCCCCACAACGCCCGCGGCACGGCCACCGGTGACCTCGACAACGACGGGCGGCCCGATCTGGTGGTCTGCGGGCAGAATGAACCCGTTCGGGTTCTGAGGAACGTGGCCCCCGTGGAGGAGAGGCGCTGGGTGGGACTGAAACTGGTCGGTACGTCCCAGCGCGATCTGGTCGGCAGCCGGGTGGTGATCGAGACCGCGACGGCCCGGTTCACGCGGTTCATCAAGGGCGGCGCGAGTTACGGCTCGACGGACGATCCGCGGCTCCACTTCGGTCTGGGAAGCGATGACACGATCAAGGCCTGCACGATTCACTGGTCCCACGGGCCGCAGGAGGTCGTAACCGGGCTGAAGGCGGATGGGTACTTTCTGATCCGGGAGGGGACTGCTGTCGCCACGCCGATCGGCATAAGATGA
- a CDS encoding DUF1559 domain-containing protein, translated as MRLVSGRARRGFTLIELLVVIAIIAILIGLLLPAVQKVREAAARMSCSNNLKQMGLALHNCHDTTGYLPAGYNTAQVTGWGGSDTGTITAWEGTGWTSALLPYLEQNNVYNQLQTYVTANPGQGNSSGSPVYGFQMKQYICPSNARATVAWDGVAELTSYLGVAGTVSGLPAPTADGVLYAVQATSNAPARGPTLVAITDGTSNTLAIGERPCTGDVSWGWGFGCWGVAYESSAPGVTITAAYGDGDVILGSNDVQIIIGSGCGDPTTNVGFKSPINAATTGEQDIAHFWSFHTGGANFLFADGHVQFMNYSLPAATFSAMCTRANGEVFTAP; from the coding sequence ATGAGACTCGTATCGGGTCGCGCGCGGCGTGGGTTCACGCTGATCGAGTTGCTGGTGGTGATCGCGATCATCGCGATCCTCATCGGGCTGTTGCTGCCCGCCGTCCAGAAGGTGCGCGAGGCCGCCGCGCGCATGTCGTGCAGCAACAACCTCAAGCAGATGGGCCTCGCGCTGCACAACTGTCACGACACGACCGGCTATTTACCCGCCGGGTACAACACCGCCCAGGTGACCGGCTGGGGCGGGTCCGATACGGGCACCATTACCGCCTGGGAGGGGACCGGCTGGACCAGTGCGCTGCTGCCCTATCTGGAGCAGAATAACGTATACAACCAACTTCAGACCTACGTTACGGCCAACCCGGGCCAGGGGAACAGCAGCGGCTCACCCGTGTACGGGTTCCAGATGAAGCAGTACATCTGCCCGTCGAACGCCCGGGCCACGGTCGCCTGGGACGGCGTTGCCGAACTGACCTCGTACCTGGGCGTGGCGGGGACCGTGAGTGGCCTGCCGGCCCCCACGGCCGACGGCGTGCTGTACGCCGTTCAGGCCACGTCCAACGCCCCCGCCCGGGGGCCCACACTCGTCGCGATCACGGACGGCACGTCGAACACGCTCGCCATCGGGGAGCGGCCCTGTACCGGGGACGTCAGTTGGGGCTGGGGCTTCGGTTGCTGGGGCGTTGCATACGAGTCCTCAGCCCCGGGCGTGACCATCACCGCCGCCTACGGGGACGGCGACGTCATCCTCGGGTCGAACGACGTCCAGATCATCATCGGATCGGGCTGCGGCGACCCCACCACCAATGTCGGCTTTAAATCCCCGATCAACGCGGCCACGACGGGGGAGCAGGACATCGCCCACTTCTGGAGCTTCCACACCGGCGGGGCGAACTTCCTATTCGCCGACGGCCACGTCCAGTTCATGAATTACAGCCTGCCGGCCGCCACGTTCTCGGCCATGTGCACGCGCGCGAACGGCGAAGTGTTCACCGCGCCCTAA
- a CDS encoding sigma-54-dependent transcriptional regulator: MAITPAHNRLRILFVDDEAMLREFMRAELPRLGHEVTVCADSKSGIETVKKATFDAAILDMRMEHDKAGLQVLAALKQASPDTEAVIMTGYGSQDTAVEALRLGAFDYLTKPCKLTDIEALLLRIQEKRRLKHKTAALESRVQAMEGPPGVIGSSAAMVPVQQFIDRVGPTDGRVLITGETGTGKEVVARSLYAKSKRADMPFVPVNCGALAQNLAESQLFGHKKGAFTGADRDHKGFFEVANGGTVFLDELGDLDKNLQVKLLRFLEAGEIQRLGESQPIVVDTRVISATNKDLRQMIAEGTFREDLLFRLNMFHVHLPPLRDRREDVPELARNLLARHAKRPVEAVAPLLTPEALQVMVNHTYTGNVRELANAMEYAWIVSGGGVITPDHLPRDMVYPKPSATIPMAFPVAPPVPSAGPLGGAVPSSTLPFPAPTGGPAPAADPNAPTKSLADVEMEYILQVYAKNGMNKQKTSDELGISLKTLYNKLHKYEEERQRRAG; this comes from the coding sequence GTGGCCATTACTCCCGCACACAACCGACTACGAATCCTCTTCGTGGACGACGAGGCGATGCTCCGCGAGTTCATGCGGGCCGAGCTGCCCCGGTTGGGGCACGAGGTGACCGTCTGCGCGGACAGCAAGAGCGGCATCGAGACCGTGAAGAAGGCGACCTTCGACGCCGCCATCCTCGACATGCGGATGGAACACGACAAGGCCGGGCTCCAGGTCCTCGCGGCGCTCAAGCAGGCGTCCCCGGACACCGAAGCCGTCATCATGACCGGGTACGGGAGCCAGGACACCGCGGTGGAGGCCCTGCGGCTCGGCGCGTTCGACTACCTCACCAAGCCGTGCAAGCTCACCGACATCGAGGCGCTGCTGCTCCGCATCCAGGAGAAGCGGAGGCTCAAGCACAAGACCGCGGCGCTGGAGAGCCGCGTGCAGGCGATGGAGGGGCCTCCGGGCGTGATCGGCAGCAGCGCCGCGATGGTGCCGGTGCAGCAGTTCATCGACCGCGTCGGCCCGACGGACGGCCGGGTCCTCATCACCGGCGAAACGGGCACGGGCAAAGAGGTGGTCGCGCGGTCGCTGTACGCCAAGAGCAAGCGGGCGGACATGCCCTTCGTACCGGTGAACTGCGGGGCGCTGGCGCAGAACCTGGCCGAGAGCCAACTGTTCGGCCACAAGAAGGGCGCCTTCACCGGCGCCGACCGCGACCACAAGGGGTTCTTCGAGGTCGCCAACGGCGGTACAGTGTTCCTCGACGAGCTAGGCGACCTGGACAAGAACTTGCAGGTGAAGCTGCTCCGGTTCCTGGAGGCGGGCGAGATCCAGCGGCTCGGGGAGAGCCAGCCGATCGTGGTGGACACGCGCGTCATCAGCGCGACGAACAAGGACCTGCGGCAGATGATCGCGGAGGGCACGTTCCGCGAGGACCTGCTGTTCCGGTTGAACATGTTCCACGTTCACCTGCCGCCGCTCCGCGACCGGCGCGAGGACGTCCCGGAACTGGCGCGGAACCTGCTAGCCCGGCACGCGAAGCGGCCCGTGGAGGCGGTGGCGCCCCTCCTCACGCCCGAAGCGCTACAGGTCATGGTGAACCACACCTACACGGGCAACGTCCGTGAGCTGGCGAACGCGATGGAGTACGCGTGGATCGTCTCCGGCGGCGGGGTGATCACGCCCGACCATTTGCCGCGCGACATGGTGTACCCGAAACCGTCCGCAACCATCCCGATGGCGTTCCCGGTGGCGCCGCCGGTACCGAGTGCGGGTCCGTTAGGCGGCGCCGTACCGTCCTCCACCCTGCCCTTCCCCGCACCGACCGGCGGACCGGCACCGGCGGCGGACCCCAACGCCCCGACGAAATCGCTGGCCGACGTGGAAATGGAGTACATTTTGCAGGTCTACGCGAAGAACGGCATGAACAAGCAGAAGACCAGCGACGAACTCGGTATCAGCCTGAAGACGCTCTACAACAAACTGCACAAGTACGAAGAGGAGCGCCAACGGCGGGCCGGGTGA
- a CDS encoding sensor histidine kinase, whose amino-acid sequence MARSRLRDKLMLGLALVAGSIGALAAGTSYGLYSFYTSTKSVTKKHEELTIVTQMIQELGSIEQVSQNDPNDYPIRVAKCRHLLEEFRFANQKTVAAGLDPDNGAQEQGYISTIDKQLAELTEEINRYNHVPQTQAERSNPLREVKNIREAHNSARQKAEDLRFVLLDDIQATGRSSSAAIRKSIWWAGFFLVWALMLVATMLYYFRVWMFAPIRELQAGVQRVHGGNFSQPIALKSGDELQELSDEFDALIARLHTVYADLARQVNERSRQLVRSERMVSVGFLAAGVAHEINNPLASILFCSEALERRLQEVLTAVATTATGAPTAEAEVLTRYLKMIQQEALRCKDITQKLLDFSRTGDRRKEPTDLTGLVRGVLEVARHLPSSRGKAVAFEPAGYIVAPVNSQDLKSVILNLVVNALDSMEDGGRLAITLAAGGGYAELVFTDTGCGMSPDVLQNIFEPFFTKSRTGKGTGLGLFISHQIVDQHGGTITATSSGPGTGSTFTVRIPLELAPGAQQPPGEGGDPDPAPTLLKFPGSREAA is encoded by the coding sequence GTGGCTCGCAGCCGATTGCGCGACAAACTGATGCTCGGGCTGGCCCTCGTGGCCGGTAGCATCGGGGCGCTGGCCGCCGGCACGTCCTACGGTCTCTATTCGTTCTACACCAGCACCAAGTCGGTCACCAAGAAGCACGAAGAGCTGACCATCGTGACCCAGATGATCCAGGAACTCGGGAGCATCGAGCAGGTTAGTCAAAACGACCCCAACGACTACCCGATCCGCGTCGCGAAGTGCCGGCACCTGCTCGAGGAGTTCCGCTTCGCCAATCAGAAGACCGTAGCCGCGGGCCTGGATCCGGACAACGGCGCGCAAGAGCAGGGCTACATCTCCACTATCGACAAACAGCTCGCGGAACTCACCGAAGAGATCAACCGTTATAACCACGTGCCCCAGACCCAGGCCGAACGAAGCAACCCGCTCCGCGAGGTAAAAAATATTCGGGAGGCCCACAACAGCGCCCGCCAGAAAGCAGAAGACCTGCGGTTCGTACTGCTCGACGACATCCAGGCGACCGGGCGCAGTTCCAGTGCCGCCATCCGCAAGAGCATCTGGTGGGCGGGGTTCTTCCTCGTCTGGGCGCTCATGCTGGTCGCGACGATGCTGTACTACTTCCGCGTGTGGATGTTCGCGCCGATCCGCGAGCTCCAGGCCGGCGTGCAGCGCGTCCACGGCGGTAACTTTTCCCAACCGATCGCTCTGAAATCCGGGGACGAGCTCCAGGAGCTGTCCGACGAGTTCGACGCCCTGATCGCGCGGCTCCACACGGTGTACGCCGACCTCGCCCGGCAGGTGAACGAGCGCAGCCGGCAACTGGTGCGGAGCGAGCGGATGGTGTCCGTCGGGTTCCTCGCGGCCGGCGTCGCCCACGAGATCAACAACCCGCTGGCCAGCATCCTGTTCTGCTCGGAGGCGCTCGAGCGCCGGCTCCAGGAGGTGCTGACCGCCGTCGCGACGACGGCGACCGGCGCCCCGACGGCGGAAGCCGAGGTGCTGACCCGGTACCTGAAGATGATCCAACAGGAAGCGCTGCGGTGCAAAGACATCACGCAGAAGCTCCTCGACTTCAGCCGCACCGGGGACCGGCGGAAGGAGCCGACCGACCTGACCGGCCTGGTCCGCGGCGTCCTCGAAGTGGCCCGGCACCTGCCGTCCAGCCGCGGCAAGGCGGTCGCGTTCGAGCCGGCCGGGTACATCGTCGCGCCGGTCAACTCCCAGGACCTGAAGAGCGTGATCCTGAACCTGGTGGTGAACGCGCTCGACAGCATGGAGGACGGGGGCCGACTCGCGATCACGCTGGCGGCCGGCGGCGGGTACGCGGAGCTGGTGTTCACCGACACCGGGTGCGGCATGTCGCCGGACGTCTTGCAGAACATCTTCGAGCCGTTCTTCACGAAGAGCCGCACCGGCAAGGGCACCGGGCTGGGGCTGTTCATCAGCCACCAGATCGTCGATCAGCACGGCGGCACCATTACGGCGACGAGTTCCGGCCCCGGCACCGGGAGCACGTTCACCGTGCGCATCCCGCTGGAGCTGGCGCCGGGCGCCCAGCAGCCCCCGGGCGAGGGCGGCGACCCCGACCCGGCGCCGACGCTGCTGAAGTTCCCCGGCAGCCGCGAGGCGGCGTAG
- the kdsA gene encoding 3-deoxy-8-phosphooctulonate synthase, whose product MASQEPVAVGPHAVGGGGPLLWICGPCVIESHDLTMAIADTLRGYSDRLRLPLVFKASFDKANRSSGKSFRGPGLQEGLKTLDAVKRATGLPVTTDVHECHQAAAVAEVCDVLQVPAFLARQTDLLEACGRTGRVVNVKKGQFMAPWDMKNVVAKLGEFGTRNVLLTERGTTFGYGLLVNDMRAVPWMQETGAPVIFDATHSVQMPGALGDRTGGDRRMVPVLARAAVAAGCDGVFLETHPRPDEARSDGPNMVPLDDLFGVIESCLRIRAALTPPAQATRADPHDRLRHSA is encoded by the coding sequence ATGGCCAGCCAGGAGCCGGTGGCGGTCGGGCCGCACGCGGTCGGCGGCGGCGGTCCGCTGCTGTGGATCTGCGGGCCGTGCGTGATCGAATCCCACGACCTCACGATGGCGATCGCCGACACCCTCCGCGGCTATTCCGACCGGCTGCGGCTGCCGCTCGTGTTCAAGGCGTCCTTTGATAAGGCCAACCGCAGTTCGGGCAAGTCGTTCCGCGGGCCGGGGCTCCAGGAGGGGCTGAAGACGCTCGACGCGGTGAAGCGGGCCACCGGCCTGCCCGTCACCACGGACGTTCACGAGTGCCACCAGGCCGCGGCGGTCGCGGAGGTGTGCGACGTGCTGCAGGTGCCGGCGTTCCTCGCCCGCCAGACGGACCTGCTCGAAGCGTGCGGCCGCACCGGGCGCGTGGTGAACGTGAAAAAGGGCCAGTTCATGGCCCCCTGGGACATGAAGAACGTGGTCGCCAAGCTCGGCGAGTTCGGCACCCGCAACGTGCTGCTCACCGAGCGCGGCACCACGTTCGGGTACGGGCTGCTCGTCAACGACATGCGGGCGGTGCCCTGGATGCAGGAAACCGGCGCCCCGGTGATCTTCGACGCCACTCACAGCGTACAGATGCCAGGGGCGCTCGGGGACCGTACCGGGGGCGACCGGCGCATGGTGCCGGTGCTGGCCCGTGCCGCCGTGGCCGCCGGCTGCGACGGCGTGTTCCTCGAAACGCACCCGCGCCCGGACGAGGCCCGGAGCGACGGCCCGAACATGGTCCCGCTCGACGACCTGTTCGGGGTGATCGAAAGTTGCCTGCGTATCCGCGCCGCGCTAACGCCGCCCGCCCAAGCCACACGAGCCGACCCGCATGACCGTCTCCGCCACTCCGCCTGA
- a CDS encoding LysR family transcriptional regulator, which translates to MAAKTLRLLAEVSISGRHVGRLTETIGAELAARRDEHAEAHRRRQLDAQVPNVPSVVAVEVDGGRYQRRAEGQGCGARDPHWREDKVACLVTLEGPTCETDPQPEPPECFLDRKHVGNMTQCSATCEPTIGSASAESKAVAQPDAHAWQPERLVRTCVATTRDSEAFGRLVGAEAQARNFGAASRRAFVGDGQAYNWAIQTRWFAEYVPVVDFIHVLSYARQAARATGGSDAEQWDRYARWMRGCWQGRVSEVLGEMDREQERIGEPPEGAEDTDGRVVLARARGYLRNNAERMKYPEYRKAGLPVTSSWVESLIKEINYRVKGTEKFWNEDGAEAVLQVRAAALSDDERLDKYLAARPGSPFQRRAAA; encoded by the coding sequence TTGGCCGCCAAGACGCTCCGACTGCTGGCCGAGGTGTCGATCAGTGGTCGGCACGTCGGGCGATTGACCGAAACCATTGGTGCCGAGTTGGCCGCCCGACGCGACGAACACGCCGAAGCCCACCGGCGGCGTCAACTCGACGCGCAGGTTCCGAACGTGCCGAGCGTGGTGGCCGTTGAGGTCGATGGCGGTCGCTACCAGCGCCGCGCCGAGGGGCAAGGGTGTGGGGCGCGAGATCCGCATTGGCGCGAGGACAAGGTCGCGTGCCTGGTCACGTTGGAGGGTCCGACGTGCGAGACCGACCCACAACCCGAACCGCCCGAGTGCTTCCTCGACCGCAAGCACGTCGGGAACATGACGCAGTGCTCAGCCACTTGCGAGCCCACAATAGGAAGCGCATCCGCTGAATCGAAGGCCGTAGCCCAACCCGATGCGCACGCCTGGCAACCGGAGCGGTTGGTGCGCACGTGCGTGGCGACGACGCGCGACAGCGAAGCGTTCGGTCGATTGGTGGGTGCGGAAGCGCAGGCGCGGAACTTCGGGGCGGCGAGTCGTCGTGCGTTCGTGGGCGACGGCCAGGCGTACAACTGGGCGATCCAGACGCGCTGGTTCGCGGAGTACGTGCCGGTGGTCGACTTCATCCACGTGCTGAGCTACGCGCGGCAAGCGGCGCGTGCGACCGGTGGAAGCGATGCCGAGCAGTGGGACCGATACGCGCGCTGGATGCGGGGGTGCTGGCAGGGTCGGGTGTCCGAGGTACTCGGGGAGATGGATCGTGAGCAAGAACGGATCGGCGAGCCACCGGAGGGCGCCGAGGACACGGACGGACGCGTGGTGCTGGCACGTGCGCGTGGGTACTTGAGGAATAACGCGGAGCGCATGAAGTACCCGGAGTACCGCAAGGCCGGTCTGCCGGTAACGAGTTCGTGGGTGGAGTCGTTGATCAAGGAGATCAACTACCGAGTCAAGGGCACCGAGAAATTCTGGAACGAGGACGGGGCCGAAGCGGTGCTGCAAGTGCGCGCCGCCGCGCTAAGCGACGATGAACGGCTCGATAAGTACCTCGCCGCTCGTCCCGGGTCCCCATTCCAGCGGCGAGCGGCGGCCTGA
- the recQ gene encoding DNA helicase RecQ yields the protein MSAATPLPPALIAAVKRHWGFTSLRPLQEQAIRAALAGRDSLVVLPTGGGKSLCFQAPAVFRGGLTVVVSPLIALMKDQVDGLTRIGVPAARLDSTVSNDEWAVTAEAIRSGELRLVFTSPERLINTGTYRLLRDAGAHTIAVDEAHCVSHWGHDFRPEYRQLARLREFFPKAAVHAYTATATDRVRQDIAEQLGLREPTVLVGNFDRPNLTFRVLPRLDLRTQVREILDRHRGAAGIVYCLRRKDVDEMTTYLRAAKYRAVPYHAGMSADDRRRTQEAFAAEDADIVVATVAFGMGIDRSNVRFVIHAAMPKSIEHYQQETGRAGRDGLPSECVLLYSGADFISLKAIIEKSAEENNAAPEYTAGSVKQLDEMARYCRGAVCRHKQLVHYFGQQYESPNCGACDLCLGDTQEVPEAVTVAKKILSCVARVKESFGIAHVIDVLRGADTASIRGRGHHELSTYGLLKQVPKTDLRDWVYQLLGQNVLVQTEDEYPLLKLNKASWAVMKDELPVRLIRLARREKNSSAGASAPGELPHGADAELFETLRQLRKQEATRAKVQPYLVFTDAVLAEMARGRPTTEDAMSRISGVGEYRLRAYGKAFLNAIVTYCRRTGLSTDVPLPKLPALPAAAPPTASKPSANKDLAFKMFQRGASVAAVAEKVGVTPATVTEYLAEFVRTEKPETIFAWVPEDVCERIAAAAEIHGTAKMKPVFMELNGEVSYDHIRVVFAYLDAQR from the coding sequence GTGTCCGCCGCAACCCCGCTTCCGCCGGCACTTATTGCCGCCGTCAAGCGCCACTGGGGGTTCACGTCCCTGCGGCCCCTACAAGAGCAGGCGATCCGCGCCGCGCTCGCCGGCCGCGACTCGCTCGTGGTGTTGCCGACCGGGGGCGGGAAGTCGCTCTGCTTCCAGGCGCCGGCCGTTTTTCGCGGCGGACTGACGGTCGTCGTGTCACCACTCATCGCGCTGATGAAGGACCAGGTGGACGGGCTGACCCGGATCGGGGTACCGGCCGCCCGCTTGGACAGCACCGTTTCGAACGACGAATGGGCGGTTACCGCCGAGGCCATCCGGAGCGGCGAACTCCGGCTCGTGTTCACCTCGCCGGAACGGCTCATCAACACCGGGACGTACCGCCTGCTCCGGGACGCGGGCGCCCACACGATCGCGGTGGACGAGGCGCACTGCGTGAGCCACTGGGGGCACGATTTCCGGCCCGAGTACCGGCAACTGGCCCGGCTCCGCGAGTTCTTCCCGAAGGCCGCCGTTCACGCCTACACCGCGACCGCCACCGACCGCGTGCGGCAAGACATTGCCGAGCAACTCGGGCTGCGGGAACCCACGGTGCTGGTCGGCAACTTCGACCGCCCCAACCTCACGTTCCGTGTGCTCCCGCGGCTCGACCTCCGCACGCAAGTGCGCGAGATCCTCGACCGCCACCGCGGTGCCGCCGGTATCGTGTACTGCCTGCGGCGCAAGGACGTGGACGAGATGACGACCTATCTGAGGGCCGCGAAGTACAGGGCGGTGCCGTACCACGCCGGGATGTCGGCCGATGACCGCCGCCGGACCCAGGAGGCGTTCGCGGCGGAGGACGCCGATATCGTGGTCGCGACGGTGGCATTCGGGATGGGTATTGACCGCTCGAACGTGCGGTTCGTGATCCACGCGGCGATGCCCAAGAGCATCGAACACTACCAGCAGGAGACCGGCCGCGCCGGTCGCGACGGGCTGCCGTCCGAGTGCGTGCTGCTGTACTCCGGCGCCGATTTTATTTCGCTCAAGGCGATCATCGAGAAGTCGGCGGAGGAGAACAACGCCGCGCCGGAGTACACGGCCGGGAGCGTGAAGCAGCTCGACGAGATGGCCCGCTACTGTCGCGGCGCGGTGTGCCGGCACAAGCAGCTGGTTCATTACTTCGGTCAGCAATACGAGTCGCCGAACTGCGGCGCGTGCGACCTGTGCCTCGGTGACACACAAGAAGTGCCAGAAGCGGTGACGGTCGCAAAGAAGATCCTCTCCTGCGTCGCGCGCGTGAAGGAGTCGTTCGGGATCGCGCACGTGATCGACGTCCTGCGCGGCGCCGACACGGCGTCCATCCGCGGTCGCGGCCACCACGAACTCAGTACCTATGGGCTCTTGAAGCAGGTGCCGAAAACGGACCTGCGCGACTGGGTGTACCAGCTCCTCGGCCAGAACGTGCTGGTGCAAACGGAGGACGAGTACCCGCTGTTGAAACTGAATAAGGCATCGTGGGCGGTCATGAAGGACGAACTGCCCGTTCGCCTGATCCGGCTCGCCCGGCGCGAGAAGAATTCGAGCGCGGGGGCGTCCGCACCCGGTGAGCTGCCGCACGGAGCCGACGCGGAGCTGTTCGAGACGCTTCGCCAGCTCCGCAAGCAAGAAGCGACCCGGGCGAAGGTGCAGCCGTACCTGGTGTTCACGGACGCCGTACTCGCGGAAATGGCTCGCGGCCGACCGACAACCGAAGACGCCATGAGCCGCATTTCCGGAGTGGGCGAGTACCGCTTGCGCGCCTACGGCAAAGCGTTTCTGAACGCGATCGTCACGTACTGCCGCCGCACCGGGCTTTCGACCGACGTACCGCTGCCGAAACTCCCGGCCCTGCCGGCCGCCGCGCCGCCGACGGCTTCAAAGCCGTCGGCCAACAAGGACCTGGCGTTCAAGATGTTCCAGCGTGGCGCCTCGGTCGCGGCGGTCGCGGAGAAGGTCGGCGTGACGCCGGCGACGGTGACGGAGTACCTCGCGGAGTTCGTGCGCACGGAGAAACCGGAGACCATCTTCGCGTGGGTGCCGGAGGACGTGTGCGAACGAATAGCCGCTGCGGCGGAGATCCACGGCACGGCCAAGATGAAGCCGGTGTTCATGGAACTGAACGGCGAAGTGAGCTACGACCACATCCGCGTCGTGTTCGCGTACCTGGACGCGCAGAGGTAA
- a CDS encoding DUF1415 domain-containing protein: MDERAVIEATRSWVFEVVIGLNLCPFARRPFAADLIRYAVTCATTEAALLEVLEAELAALVAVPRTTVETTLLIHPHALADFLDYNDFLATADALLSDLDLEGVIQIASFHPEYQFAGTKPDAVENYTNRSPYPMLHLLREESVSEVNGDPEAIAGIPERNIETLRGLGRARILELLERVKKRKQL; this comes from the coding sequence GTGGACGAGCGAGCCGTGATCGAAGCGACCCGAAGCTGGGTCTTCGAGGTGGTGATCGGGCTGAACCTCTGCCCGTTCGCCCGGCGCCCGTTCGCGGCCGATCTGATCCGCTACGCGGTCACGTGCGCCACGACCGAAGCGGCGCTACTCGAAGTGCTCGAGGCGGAACTCGCCGCACTCGTTGCCGTGCCGCGCACAACCGTTGAAACGACTCTGTTGATCCACCCACACGCGCTGGCCGATTTCCTCGACTACAACGACTTCCTGGCAACAGCGGACGCCCTCCTCAGCGACCTCGACCTGGAAGGCGTCATCCAGATCGCGAGTTTCCACCCCGAGTACCAGTTCGCCGGCACCAAGCCGGACGCGGTGGAGAACTACACGAATCGCTCGCCGTACCCGATGCTGCACCTGCTCCGCGAGGAGAGCGTGTCCGAAGTGAACGGCGACCCGGAAGCGATCGCCGGCATCCCTGAACGCAACATCGAAACGTTACGAGGGTTGGGGCGGGCGCGGATTCTGGAGCTTCTCGAACGGGTGAAGAAGAGGAAACAGTTGTAG